AACTGTTCGCGATAAACGTAAAAAATTCCCAAAATGTTTCGACCTGTTCGCGGTTTCTTCTTCTTATAACATCCTCGGCTTTCAGCGAAAACACAACGCCCGCGCTTAACGCCGCCATAACTCCCGAAAGATGAAGCGTTTCCGCGCCTATAAAAGACGAATACGCCATAATTATGCTCAAAATAATCTGATATTCCCGTCCGTCTTTATCCATTTTGCAAAAGAAAGCGCCTACAAATCCTACTACAATGCCGACGGCTGTTCCGCCAAATAAAATCTTTATCATACGCAAAATTTCGGTCGGAATGCTCAACGTTATATCGGGCGTGTGGTAAGTGAGAGCCAAAACTATGCTGAAAAGAACGATAACGGTAGAGTCGTTCGACATCGATTCGCCTTCTATAATAGCTCGCAGCCGCTTGGGGGCGCCGACTTCGTTAAAAAGCGCAAGAATTGCAACGGGGTCCACCGCAGAAATTATTATTCCGAACAAGAGCATTGCGCCGAAATAAAAACCCATGGTCCAGCTTAAAAGCCCGCCGATAACAAAAGCCGAAACCAAAACTCCTACAACCAATAAAAGGGCTATCGGTACCATATTCTTGAAAAGCACCTTGCTGTTTACGTTCAGCGCGGCGTCAAAAATCAATATCGGAAGAATAAGATACAAAACCACGTCGTAAGATAGGCGTATGCCCACATAATTCAGTTGTCCCTGATAAACGTTTGCAATAACGCCGACTATAAGCCCGACTATTACAAGCCCTATGGAATAAGAGAATTTCAATTTTTTAAGGACGACCCAAGAGAGAGACGCAATTGTTATTAGCGACAAAATTATCAAAATGCCGTCGAGTAAAGAGGGCGATTCCAGATTTTCCTCCGTTTTATGCGATTATTTGAAGTAATCCTAAGGTAAAATATTATAATGTTAAGACAAGTTGCGACAAAAAACGCAACCTTTGACGAAAAAATAGTATATTTGCTCTAAAAAAAGAAAGGACTTGTATATTTTATGGAAAAGTATTTGCAGGAAAAGTATGACGAATGTTTTGACGCGCAGTTCCATTATTGGCATGACAAGGCGCAGGAAAATCCCGTAAAAACGCTCAAAGAAATTGAAGCGGAACTCAGAGTGCTTTACGTTCGCCTCGAAAATGATCAAGAGGGCAGAGGGCAGGTTGCCGAGACGGGAATCATGGGAACGGTTGCGGGAATGGAAGCTGTCCGCGCCGAGTGTTTGCATTTAGTCGGCGGCGTTAAGTAGGAGCGCTTAGTGCGAAAACTTTTGTTGCTTGCGTTTGTCGGCGTTTTTTTAGGGGGATGCCTTTTTATTCCCCAAGAGGCGGAAGAACCCGGCGGCGTATTTTTTGTTGACCATCTTAATTTAAGCCAAATTCTTTGGGGAACAGGCGAGCAATTTTCGTTTAACGAATACAGCGACTTGTTTAGAGTAAGCAATAATTTATTTATAGATGCAGAGCTAAACTCGTTTTCTACTCAAATGTTTGTCGCGCGTCTCAGAACAATGAACAGAGAAGCGGGCGATGCAACAGAATATCGCTGGGAAGCGTCGGGTAGCGAGCCGATATTTACGGACAGACCTACAACGCTGAACGTACGCACGTTTACAATAAGTTCGCCAAATTCCGCGCACGTAGAAACGGGCAGGGTCAGAATTACCGTGGAGCGCACGGATTTCAGGTGGCAAATAACAGAATGGAGGGAGTTAGATGAGATTTCTTTTTTCCATCCTACTCTTGGCGGCAGTTTCGGTAATTAACGCCTGCTTTAATCCGTTTTTTCCGCAGACGACGCCTCCGCCGATTGTGCCGAGTTCGCCCGAGCGTACAATTCAACTTTTGCGTGAAGCATACGAACAAAAGGACATCGACGCCTTTGTGCGATTGATTTATTCTACCGCTCAATATGCGTCATACACTCAGTTTGCGGGACATACGGCAAGTTTGGTCAATTTCGGCACGCTTCCTTTAGTGCAAATTGACAGTATTTTTATGCCGAGCAGTTTTTTGCCGCCGAGTAATTTTTTGCCGTCTAATCTGTGGTTTCACGAGTTAAGCTGGACGGATGAAGACAGAATTCACAGAAATATGTTCAGGTTGGCGGATGAAATAGTGTTTCTGTCGCCGTTTGTGGTGAGAGATATGCTTTTTGAGGTGGAAGGGACAGACACGCTTTCGGCTTTGGTGAGAACAAGTTCGTCGCAAATCAGAATAAGAATGCGCGGCGAAGAATATATTATAGATATAAACGGACAGGTTTTCGCTATGAGAAAAGCAAACGCAATTTGGAAAATCTGGAAATGGGTAGAACTAAACTGAGGAGCAAAATTGATACAGGGAATTTCTTACACTCGAATAACGCTTGCGCTTGATATTGTCAAAAAACTTACGCAAGGTCAATTCGCAGGCTACCACGAACTCGGCATAATAAAACATCAGATTGACTTGGGCGATACCATAACCATAGAAAAGTGCGACGAGATGAAAATCTTCTGCGATAATCCGCAAGTCCCGTGCGACGAAAATAATATTTGCTGGCAAGCGGCAATCTTGCTTAAAAAAGAGTTCGGAATAAAGCAGAACGCGTCTATTCATATAGACAAAAAAATTCCTGTTCAGGGCGGGCTTGCAGGCGGAAGCGCAAACGCTGCCGAAACGCTTAAGCTTTTGTTTAAAATGTGGGAGATTGATGTTGAAATCGAGCGGAAAATCGAACTTTCGCGAAAGCTCGGAATGGACGTTCCTTTCTACTTTTACGGAGGAACAGCGTTTGACAGCGAGGCGGGCGCACGTTTGTATCCGATAGAAAACATCTGCGAAAAACTTCATTTTTTACTTGTAGTTCCGCAGTTCGGAGTCTCTACTCAAGAGGCATATTCGAGGATTGATTACACAAAAATCGGAAAAAATATAAATAAAACCTCGGAGTTAAAATTTGCGCTGAAAACAGGAAAAATGCAAAAAATCGCAGAAAATGTCCATAATGATTTTGAGCAAAGTGTATTTTTGTCGCACCCAAATTTGGCTGATATAAAAAAACAGCTTTTGGATTATGGTGCAAGCGCGGCGGTTATGTCAGGGTCGGGTTCTACTGTAATAGGTATTTTTGACGACATTGATACAACCGAAAACGCAGGCGCCGAATTTGAGAATGCGGTGTTGGCGAGTTCTCTTGTTTAGGAGAAAAGAGTAAAAAAACAGGACTGTTAAAAAAAAACAGGCAAATTTTGGAGAGTGTGTATATATTATGTTTGTTGTGTAGTAAGTTTGTCGAAAAAATATGCAACAACAAATAATTTGAAGGTGTGAAATAAAAATGAGGAGTTTGCTATACTATGAAAAATGTTAGGTTTTTGGGATTTTGTGCGGCACTTTTGGTGCTTGCTTTTTCTGCGACTGATATTTACGCGCAACGCGACAGAGAAGCAGAAAGAAGAGAGAGAGAGCGTCAGGAGCTTCAGCGGAGGCTTGAGCAAATGCAGAGAGACCGCGCTCGCGAGGAAGCAAGAATTGAGCAGGCGGTAGGTCCCATTGCGGGAACCGAGCAGACAATCGCTCAGTGGCAGGACTTTTATGACAGAAGTTGCGTCGGTGAGAACGCAAGAGGCGGTCGTCAGCGTTGTGCGGACGCGCTTTATTCTGTTGCGGAAGGTCTTTACAGGGATGAGAGAGACGGATTTATCAGGGCGCAAGGTCAATATGAAATTGATTTTGCTCGTTGGGAAAGAGCGCGTGTAGGACCGAGACCTGTAATGCCCAGACCTAATTATGAAAGGTCGCTTCGTACGTTTCAGACTGTAGCGGAAAGATATAACGGTACCAACAGAGCGCCTATGGCTTGGCTTGAAATCGGCGGCATATATATGATTGACGGAGACCTTACAAGAGCAAGAGCGGCGTTTGAGCAACTTGTCAGAAGGTATCCGAATGACCGTCGTGCTTCGGCGGCGCATTTCAGAATTGCAGAAATTTGTTTCGGCGACCTTCGCGACTTTAACTGTGCACTCAATCACCTTAATCAGATAAATCCCGAACACATTACGCCCGACATACGCGAGATGGCGCATTTCAGACGTGCGGAAATACATCATAACCGCGGCGACTTGGACGAAGCGGTTAATCTTTACGGCGAATACGTGGACAGATGTGCGCGCAGAGAGTTTCCCCGTTGCGAACTTCGCTCGGAAGCAATTGAAAATATGGCTATAGCGTTTTCCGATATGGCAAACGGCGCGGATGCGGCAATCGCTTATTTTGCAAGAGTGGGAGCGCGTCCTTTTGAAGATACAATTCTGTTCAGAATAGGTATGAGAAACTTTGACCACGGACAATTTGAACAGTCAATCGTAGCGCTTAACAGAGCGATAGAGCGTTTCCCGAACTTTGCGGAGGCTCCGAGAGCGCAAATGAACATAGTGAGCGCTCATCTTATTCGTACTCGTCCCGTTGACGCAAACAATGCGCGCGAAAGATTGGTTGAACGTTTCAGCCCCGGCACTCCTTGGGCTCAGGCAAACAGAGGAAATTCGGTCGCTTTGGCGGTTGCTCAGGATATGGTAAAACAGTCGTTGGGCTCCATTGCGGTTTATCATCACGCCCTTGCTCAACAAGCGACAGATCCGCAAGTTGCAAGAGGACACTATGAAAAAGCGATTGTTGCCTACGAAAGAGTTATACGCGACTTCCCGCAAGATTTGTGGATGGTTTACGAATTTAACTTTAACCTTGCAGAAGCGCTTATGGCGGTCGGACGTTTTGAAGACGCGGCTGTAAGATACAATTTGGTCGCGTTTGCAAACTTGGCGTCATTCCCTGTTTTCAGAGCGGACATTGACACTATCGGTATGAGCGCGGCGGAAATCGAAAGAATGAGAACTGAAGGTGCGGCTCGCACATCTCCGATAAATATTTCTCAGGGAGACGCAGGTTGGGGCGCGGTTGTTGCGCTTGACACTTTACGCAGAGTGCAGATTGCACAGGGAAGTTTGAACGAACAGCAAGCGTATGCGCTTCCGATAACAAGAAGATTGCTTACTACAATAAGCGAATTCCAACAAAGGTTCCCGCAGGACGCAAAGGCGGCAGAAGCGCTTTATGCGGCGGCAAGCATTCACTTCGACGGCTCGAATTACGTGGAAGCGATTTCAATGTCGCATAGAATTCTTGCGGCTTACGGTGCGGCAGATACGGCAATGTGGAGACAGGCGACCAAGCTTGCGGCTGACTCTTACGCCCGAAACGAACAATTTGACGAAGCGGTTGCAAAATACGATGCTCTTATAGCTCGAACCCGAAACAACCCGGAGCTTCTGCAAACATACGTGGATTTGTCGGCGGCGGCAATTTTCCAAAAAGCAACTCGTATGAGAGAACGCAGGCAAATTGCGCAATCGGCGGCGGAATTCCAGACAATAGTGGTAAGATACCCTGCTTCTACAGTTGCGCCTCTCGGTTGGTTTGAGGCGGCGGTAACTTTTGAAGGCGCGGATTCTGCGGCTCAGGCGGCGCGGATTTTCAGAGAATTTCCGACAAGGTTCCCAAGACACGAACTTGTTCAGAGAGCATTTGTTCGTTCGGGTGAAAACTTTGCAAAAGCCGAATTGTTTACCGAAGCCGGTGAAATTATGAGATTAGCGGCGCAAACGGTTAATGAGTCCGAGTTCTCCATCGGTGCGCTCGGCGTTGCGGCAGGCTACTTCAGAAGCGCAGGTCAGCTCGAAACCGTGGGAGATATGTATTATCAGATTTTCAGAATGTTCCCGACAGACGCGCAGGCACCTCAGGCGTTGTATAACGCAGGTCTTGCTTACGAAGAAGCGCAAAACTTCAGACGAGCAATCGAGGTTTATACAATTTTGGGAACAAGATACGTAGAAAGCGAATTTGCACCGTCGGGTTATTTCTCAATCGGTCTTGCTTACGAGCAAATGGGCGATTTGGTCAGAATGGCGGAAGCGTTTGTTAGTTATGCACGCAGATTTACATCTAACCGCGACAGCCAAATGAAGGCGTTGAACAGAGCGGGCGGTGCATTCAGAGATTTGGGAAGAATGCCTGAATCGGAAGAGAACTTCCTTTTGGCAACGCAGATATTTGCACGTTTCAGAGAGAGCGACGCGCTTTCAAATGAGGACGGCGCTATAGCATTCTTCAACTTGGCGGAAATTCAGCGTTCAAGATTTGAACAGATGACTTTGACGGGAAGAAATCAGCGTGATGTTGAGGCGGCGGCAAGAAGAAAACAGGAGTCGTTCCAGCAACTTGCGGAAACATATATGAGCGCGGCGGCTTTGGCTATTGCCGAGTGGACTATTCGCTCAATACAGTCGGTTGGTCTCGCTTCTAAAGCGTATGCAGACGCTTTCCGTAATCAGACGCTTTTCGGAAACAACGACGTTCAGATGGGAACACGAATTCAGATATTGAGCGGTGGCGTTCATCAGTTCTACGACGAGGCTATAACGAATTTTGCCCGAGCGGTTCAGTTTGCTCGTGAGGCGGGTATTCAGGCGTCATTTGTGAATGATGCGGAATTGTACTTGTCGCAAATGTGGTTTATGAAAGGTTATGCGTTCCAAGAAGCGGGAACAATGGTGCGTAATACGCCGATGCCCAGAGGCTTGGACGAAGAAGAAGAAATGGCGTTTATCGATATGGTCGAAGAGTTTTACTTGAACTTTGTAAAACAGGCGTTGCCCGTGTTTGTAAACAGTATCGACAATCTTACGGCGCTTTTTGTCGGCAAAAACGAGTGGACGGACAGCATTCAGGGACGTATCGGCATTTTGGCGGCGGAACTTGAACTTGCAGGCTTTTCTTTCGGCGAGATTGCTCAGGCGGAAGTGGATTTGAACGCAGAACGCGCTCAAGCGAGAGCAGACGGTCGATTTGTCGTGATTACAGCGGCTGAACTTGCAAGAAGAGAAGCGCGTAGCGAACACGACCAAGCGATGATGGCTATAAACAGCATAGTTGCAAGCAATATGACTGTCAGCGAAAAATTGTCTTCTTTGGCGTCGCGCAGAACAAATGCGGAAAGAGCTACGGCTCAGGAGGCGGCTCGTATAACGGAACTCAGAAGACAACTTGGATTGAATTAAAAGAGAAAATGGATACAATAAATAAACTAATAACTAACCTTAGGAGGGTTTAAAATGGAATTGTTTTTACAATTTGTGTGGGAAGGGTTCAAACCGGAAA
This Chitinivibrionia bacterium DNA region includes the following protein-coding sequences:
- a CDS encoding tetratricopeptide repeat protein, translating into MKNVRFLGFCAALLVLAFSATDIYAQRDREAERRERERQELQRRLEQMQRDRAREEARIEQAVGPIAGTEQTIAQWQDFYDRSCVGENARGGRQRCADALYSVAEGLYRDERDGFIRAQGQYEIDFARWERARVGPRPVMPRPNYERSLRTFQTVAERYNGTNRAPMAWLEIGGIYMIDGDLTRARAAFEQLVRRYPNDRRASAAHFRIAEICFGDLRDFNCALNHLNQINPEHITPDIREMAHFRRAEIHHNRGDLDEAVNLYGEYVDRCARREFPRCELRSEAIENMAIAFSDMANGADAAIAYFARVGARPFEDTILFRIGMRNFDHGQFEQSIVALNRAIERFPNFAEAPRAQMNIVSAHLIRTRPVDANNARERLVERFSPGTPWAQANRGNSVALAVAQDMVKQSLGSIAVYHHALAQQATDPQVARGHYEKAIVAYERVIRDFPQDLWMVYEFNFNLAEALMAVGRFEDAAVRYNLVAFANLASFPVFRADIDTIGMSAAEIERMRTEGAARTSPINISQGDAGWGAVVALDTLRRVQIAQGSLNEQQAYALPITRRLLTTISEFQQRFPQDAKAAEALYAAASIHFDGSNYVEAISMSHRILAAYGAADTAMWRQATKLAADSYARNEQFDEAVAKYDALIARTRNNPELLQTYVDLSAAAIFQKATRMRERRQIAQSAAEFQTIVVRYPASTVAPLGWFEAAVTFEGADSAAQAARIFREFPTRFPRHELVQRAFVRSGENFAKAELFTEAGEIMRLAAQTVNESEFSIGALGVAAGYFRSAGQLETVGDMYYQIFRMFPTDAQAPQALYNAGLAYEEAQNFRRAIEVYTILGTRYVESEFAPSGYFSIGLAYEQMGDLVRMAEAFVSYARRFTSNRDSQMKALNRAGGAFRDLGRMPESEENFLLATQIFARFRESDALSNEDGAIAFFNLAEIQRSRFEQMTLTGRNQRDVEAAARRKQESFQQLAETYMSAAALAIAEWTIRSIQSVGLASKAYADAFRNQTLFGNNDVQMGTRIQILSGGVHQFYDEAITNFARAVQFAREAGIQASFVNDAELYLSQMWFMKGYAFQEAGTMVRNTPMPRGLDEEEEMAFIDMVEEFYLNFVKQALPVFVNSIDNLTALFVGKNEWTDSIQGRIGILAAELELAGFSFGEIAQAEVDLNAERAQARADGRFVVITAAELARREARSEHDQAMMAINSIVASNMTVSEKLSSLASRRTNAERATAQEAARITELRRQLGLN
- the ispE gene encoding 4-(cytidine 5'-diphospho)-2-C-methyl-D-erythritol kinase, producing the protein MIQGISYTRITLALDIVKKLTQGQFAGYHELGIIKHQIDLGDTITIEKCDEMKIFCDNPQVPCDENNICWQAAILLKKEFGIKQNASIHIDKKIPVQGGLAGGSANAAETLKLLFKMWEIDVEIERKIELSRKLGMDVPFYFYGGTAFDSEAGARLYPIENICEKLHFLLVVPQFGVSTQEAYSRIDYTKIGKNINKTSELKFALKTGKMQKIAENVHNDFEQSVFLSHPNLADIKKQLLDYGASAAVMSGSGSTVIGIFDDIDTTENAGAEFENAVLASSLV